TGTGGTCTACTGCTCTGATGGCTTCTGTGACCTCACGGGCTTCTCCAGGGCTGAGGTCATGCAGCGGGGCTGTGCCTGCTCCTTCCTCTATGGGCCAGACACCAGTGAGCTGGTCCGTCAACAGATCCGAAAGGCCCTGGATGAGCACAAAGAGTTCAAGGCTGAACTGATCCTGTACCGGAAGAGCGGTAAGGCACCGTGGTACCAATTCAGCTCGCCTTCAGTGTCGCCTGCCCATTTAtggcctttcttcctttcctttcccatcttcccatcccttcctctgcCCCTACCTCTTGTCACACTGCCCCTTGTTCTAGTCTCAGCCTCCACTTACTTCTAATCCTGAGTTTCTCATATTCAGAAGGGGGCGGAAAGCACACATCTCAGTGTGTCTGGCAGCCGTGTCTTCTCTCCTTTGCTCCCTCGCCTAAGCCCCATCCTAAATGAACCCACACTGCTGCTGCCTCCCCAGGAAGCTCTGTTTCAGCTTGCTTCTGTTGTTACCTTAGGCGGGGCAGAGAATGGAAGGTAGCTAAGTCTGTCTCTTTGCCTAGGGCTTCCATTCTGGTGTCTCCTGGATGTGATACCtataaaaaatgagaaaggggaGGTGGCCCTCTTCCTGGTCTCTCACAAGGACATCAGTGATACCAAGAACCGAGGAGGCCCTGACAACTGGAAGGAAAGAGGTGGGGGCCATGGCCGGTTGATTGAGTCACCTAGGCTTGGACACCGGAAGCCACCAGCCCAGGCAGGGCTATGACACCTAGTCCCCCAAACCATCCTGTGCTCACTGATTCCCACTGTCTCTGACAGAGTGGCCCGGCCTGCTCTGTTTGATGTCCTGGGATGAGAATCTTGTCCAAATCTGGTAGTTGAAACGAAGTTGATGTTGTTAAATTAATGTTACTCAGCAAACAAACTCTGCCGGTGGGGAGGGGGGTGCTAGGAAGTTCTTTCCCACAAACTGACAGTGCCACGCATATACTCACCTGCCTCCTTTCCACACAGCATGCCTGATGGCAAAGTCCCCTCCAAGGGCTGGGCCAGGCCTTCCAGGTCACAGAGCTATCATTAGGCACTGGTCCAAGACCTCATTGGTATTGGGGAATGCTGGGAGTTCAGCCCATTCTCACTGCTCTATCCTACTTGGTCCTGGGTTTACCTCTTCTCATTGTCAATCTTCTGAGCTTCCACGCCTCTGCTGGAAGCATCCCACTGGTTCTGTGTCTTGAGACCTTCTTAGAAACTTCCTCTCCTGGGGCCTTTCTCCTCTGACTCCTTTTATTGTCTTGCTGGATCCAGACTGGCAGCTGACCCTGGAACTAGTATACTGAGTGCCCCTGGGACTACACAGCTCTGATTGACAAGTGACCCAGTGACTAGACAAAGGGTCAATGAGCCAAATCAGTCCACGGACTAGCAGCTGGGTGTCCTATACCCAGGATTCTATTACCAGCACAGGACCCTCTTTCTCTGCAGGTGGTGGCCGGCGCCGATATGGTCGGGCAGGAACCAAAGGCTTTAATGCCAATCGGCGGCGGAGCCGAGCTGTTCTCTACCACCTCTCTGGCCATCTGCAGAAGCAGCCTAAGGGCAAGCACAAGCTCAATAAGGTGGATTGAGCACCtgggtgtgtgtttggtgtgggGGCAGGGTTGGGCAGGCTGAGGAGAGCTGGGAGGGGAGCTAAGCCACTTCAGAGTGAATGCcaagaagctactcagtttccaTGAGCCCTTTGTGGGTGGAATCAAAAGAGGAAATATGTCATGTCTGATCCATCAGATGTTCTAAAACACCTTGGCTTTGGAGTCATGGGCCTGGATTCAATCCTGGCTCTACTCCTAAGCAATTTTTTGGCTTTGGCTAAGTTGGCTAACCCTGTCCTCAGCCTTCTGGTCTATAAGTAAGACCCATGTCAGGGACACATTGAGagtgcagagagagaaaggagatgaaTGCTGGCCTAGACATGCTCCTGAGTCTGtcctgtcctttcttctctaCCTGGACCTGCCCCTTCTCACTCAGGGAGTGTTTGGAGAGAAGCCAAATTTGCCTGAATATAAAGTCGCAGCCATCCGGAAGTCACCCTTCATCCTGCTGCACTGTGGGGCTCTGAGAGCCACCTGGGATGGTTTTATCCTGCTTGCCACACTCTACGTGGCCGTCACTGTGCCATACAGCGTGTGTGTGAGCACAGCACGGGAGCCCAGTGCTGCCCGTGGCCCACCTAGTGTCTGTGACCTGGCGGTGGAGGTCCTCTTCATCCTTGGTATGTGTAATGTGTGCCCGCTGCTCCACTCAGGGCCAGCCCCTCACCCCCAGACTTTTGTAGGGATCATTCTTTGCATAGTTTGCAGTGCTCCACAAGCTTAGTCAGGTCACCAATGTGAAGGGCCTGGGGCAGGACCAAGCATTGAACATGTAGGTACCCAGTGGTAAAGAGCCGTATCCCACTGATGTCTGCCCCTTTTCCAACAGATATTGTGCTGAATTTTCGAACCACATTCGTGTCCAAGTCAGGCCAGGTGGTATTTGCCCCAAAGTCTATTTGCCTCCACTACGTCACCACCTGGTTCCTGCTGGATGTCATAGCAGCCCTGCCCTTTGACTTACTACATGCCTTCAAGGTCAACGTGGTCAGTGTGGCTGGGCTGGGTGGTGAGCTTTGGACTGATACCGGCAGGGCTAGAGTTGGCCTGGGCTGACCTCCCTTCCCCAATCTTAGTATGTTGGAGCTCACCTGCTGAAGACTGTGAGGCTGCTACGCCTGCTGCGTCTGCTGCCAAGACTGGACCGGTACTCACAGTACAGCGCCGTTGTGCTCACCTTGCTCATGGCTGTGTTCGCGCTGCTCGCCCACTGGGTGGCCTGCATCTGGTTCTACATCGGCCAACAGGAGATTGAGAGCAGCGAATCGGAGCTGCCTGAGATCGGTACAGCGGGCTGAGAGGAGGGTTGCATGCATGCCAGAGGAAGGATGGCAGGTGCCAGGATATGATCATCTGCACGTGGGGATGTTAGGGAAAGGGTGTGCACGGATGTGATGGCCACCACCGCGTGGGGACACTGAATGACTACCTGGGGAGTCCCAGTCACCCATAGTGTCCTCCTGATGACCAGGCCTAGATCACATTTCTCAAGTTCTTGCCCAGATGTAGAAGGCCAGGTAAGGACCAGCTGGCCTCATGGTTTCCTTTAATGCCATCCTTTTTGAAGCTTGTCCCCACAGCTTGTTCTCCCGGCCATTGCACCATTTGTCTGTCTTTCATATGTATCTGAATTCATATTTTCCCTGAGCCTAAAAAACAGCCTTCTTATCCTCCCTCCTTCATTTCACCTGGCTGCTCCGGCTCCTCCTTCCACTAACCACCCACTCAATCTTAACTCTTGCTGTGCCTTTCCGCCCTCACCTCTCCGTGTCACCCACAAGGTTGTGATTTTCTAGGACTAAACCCCAGTAAGGTTATAGCCCCTTACTGCTAGCCACACTCTCGCTGTGTGAGGTACGGCCCTAGGCTGAGCCCCTCTTCCCAGCACCTCCAAGTCCCACAGACTCCAGacaggttgtttgtttgttttcaagacagggtttctctgtcctgtctggctgtcctggatctcactctgtaaatcaggctggccgcctgcctctgcctcatgagtgccgggattaaaggcgtgagccaccactgtccagcttccaGACAGGTTTCATTtgcatctctcctcctccttccgcAGCCCATGGTGTCACCATAAGGGCATCACAGCTCTCGACCTTCCCATTTAGCCATTCTGTGCCAGCCAGTCTAACATCTGGTGCACCCCAAACTGAGCACACCTTTCTTCCACACTTCCAGCCCTCTGTCAGCTTCTCAGTAACTGAAATTTGTTGAGTTTCCAGCTGCTTGGGTGACCTCTCATGTCCTGTGACCTCAGAGGGGTCACCAGTcagtcttagaacttgctctaaTCAGTTCCCCTGAGATGCCGAGGTTCCTACGAACCTTCTCCTTGCCAGGTGCATGGAGACAGTGTGTGCCCAGAGGATTTACTTGGCAGCTCCCCTGAGTCCTCTAGTTGCTGAGCATGTGGAAACAGGGACACTCCAGCTCATTGGCACTTGCCTTTCCCAGGGGAGTCTATAGTACAGGCAGCTCTGGGTCAGCAACCACCCCAACCCTGTCTCCCCATCATCTCCAAGCAGCCCCAAAATACCATATTCTCAGATGAACCCCATTCTTTGCAACTGATCCAGGCACCCTTGGTCCAGAGCCcacacaagatggctcagtgaatgaaggtgcttgctgccaagcctggcagacctgagtttgctccccaggtcaacatggtagaaggaaaagaaccaacttctacacattgtcctctgacttccacatgcacacacagaaggaagggaggaaggaaggaaaggaaaggagagggagagggagggagggagagaggaggggggagaaagaaaaaagaaggcagataggttaaaaaaaaaaaaaaacacctcccTGTCTTTTAAGGTTAAGCACACATATCTCATCTTCCAGGGAGCTGTTGAGCCCCCACCCAGTAACCCTTAGGTTTAACCCCCTCTCTTCTGGCTCCTCCCTGATATAGCTCTGATAGAACCTCTGTCCCTCTGCCGAAGCCTGCCACCCTGTGCATTCAGCTACTGAGGGAATGGGTGTGGATGAGAGGAGAGGTTTGAGGGCCTCCAAGActgtgtgcaaaaaaaaaaaaaaaaaaaaaaaaaaagctgggggaGTGTGGCCCAGAGTCTGTATGTATGTTGACCTTGTGAACTTGCACTTGCTCCCTTCTCCAGTGTCCAGAGGAGACTGGGTAAGTTCAGTCTCTGCCCAGTAGTCCATCCTGGCCATGTGTGTGCAAGGAAGACtatctgtctgggaggccatatGGGTGTGAGGGCACATGCCTGTGTGATTATGCAAGTATATATGGAGTTATCTGTGTGCAAGGGTGTCCCCACCCCTGCCTATGTGTCAGTGTCAGTCACCTGTGGTCATTAGTGTACAAAGGCCTTTTTAGTGCAAGTGGGCATGGTTGTGGCTGGGCATCTGTAGGGTGTTTACATGTGTGTCCTTGCCTCCCCCACTGTGTGGGGCCTATATGGCACCTCAgtggcatatgtgtgcacacatccatGTGGGCATGTTGGTAACAGCATATGTGAGACAGGGTGGTTTGTGAGGTTGAGGGGCAGGGCATATCTGGATGGGCAGGGGCGGGGTTTTCAGTAGCAGATGGCATGGACAAAGAAAAAATAGTGAGTGGACAAGGCAGAGGAGGTGGCCTCAGCTATCCAAACTTGGGGACCAGGCTGAGACTAAATTCAGTGAGATGCCATCCCTACCCCAGCCTCTTTGCCTGatcactcctctcctcccattggATGCCTTCTGCGAGATTGACAGCAGCCTTGGAGAAATGGGTATGATTCTCCTTACTCTGTCAGTGGCACCAGCAGGATCTGGCTGTGGAGCCTGGCAGCCTTTCTCCTGTGCTGTCTTGCTGAGAGTTGAAGGGATAGATAAGGATGTGCTGTGTTAGCAGAGAAGAGACAAGGTGATAGAAGCCACAGGGGTGAGCCTGCATTTTCATGCTCCCCGCTTTCAGGGTGCCAGCTGTGTCCTCAGAACAGCAGAACTGTCCTGCTCTTTCAGTcacccctcctccttcccaggcTGGCTGCAGGAGCTGGCTCGCAGGCTGGAGACCCCCTACTACCTGGTGAGCCGAACTTCAGATGGACGGAACAGCTCTGGCCAGAATGAAAactgcagcagcaggagcagcagtgAAGCCAACGGGACTGGGCTGGAACTTCTGGGTGGTCCATCCCTACGCAGCGCCTATATCACCTCCCTGTACTTTGCGCTCAGCAGTCTGACCAGTGTGGGCTTTGGCAATGTGTCTgctaacacagacactgagaagaTCTTCTCCATCTGCACCATGCTGATTGGAGGTGAGGCTCGGATGTGGCTTTCTGGGCCCCTCCACGCCTGTTTCCCTATTTCTCTCAGGGTCCCTACAGTTAGAGATTCTTCTACCCTTGGTGGTCCACCACACCAGGGCTGGGAGGGATACCCACAAACCCTGCCTAAGAACATGGGGACAGGCAGGGAGCAGAGGACAGGCTCGCTAGCCAGGCCTGGAGGTGACCCTTCCTCTCCACTCTTCCCCAGCCTTGATGCATGCAGTGGTGTTTGGGAATGTGACAGCCATTATCCAGCGCATGTACGCTCGCCGATTTCTGTACCACAGCCGCACCCGTGACCTGCGAGACTACATCCGCATCCACCGCATCCCCAAGCCCCTCAAGCAACGCATGCTTGAGTACTTCCAAGCCACCTGGGCTGTGAACAATGGCATCGACACCACTGAGGTGTGGTGGCCTCCTAGGCTGCTCCTTCTAGACTTTTGCTTCCTCAAGGGGTTTGTGCTTGGCCTCAACAATCAGGAGTggaggtgtgggtgggtggggaatgCAGAAGTTTGGTTTTTCCTGGTTCTCTTGCAGGGACAGAATCCACACAGTAGACAGAACAGAACCCTCATTGGGTCTGCAGGTCCTGTGCTCACTGATGTCAGAGTCTGAggccaggagaaggaaaggggcagggagggggctGCAAAGAGCTTTCTTCCATTGACTGAATCCTACACACCTTAGTGATATTCAGGAGGCCCAGGCCTCCTTCCATTGCCCCCCTCTTGCTCCTGCGGTTGGAAATGGTGGAGAGAGCTGGTTGGAGGGGGCCTCCTCCCCTGCTACCATAACTCTCCCCTACTGCCTGCCTCCAGCTGCTGCAGAGCCTCCCAGATGAGCTTCGAGCAGACATCGCCATGCACCTGCACAAGGAGGTCCTACAGCTGCCGTTATTCGAGGCAGCAAGCCGTGGCTGCCTGCGGGCACTGTCGCTGGCACTGAGGCCTGCCTTCTGCACACCTGGCGAGTACCTCATTCACCAAGGTGACGCCCTCCAGGCCCTCTACTTCGTCTGCTCAGGTTCCATGGAGGTCCTCAAAGGTGGCACCGTGCTCGCCATTCTAGGTTTGTGTGAGGGGAGAAGGGGTgcttgggggggggcgggggcagtCATGTGTCTAGGGAATTCATGGCCATTCtgcagaaagaaatcagagaaggggTACACACAAAGCCACTGAGGGGAGAAACAGACAGAATAGCCAGGAACTAGAGTCCTACACACTGCAAAGATTAGTCAGTGACCGCAAGGTCACACGGGAAGAGACACTGAGATGAGGCCAGTGAGGAGTCTGGCTTTTAAAGAGAGCCCAAGCATGACTGGATGGAGACACAGTGGAGGAAAGTGCAGGGGACAGTTCTCTAGTAGGGTGGAAAGAAGGCTGGACACAGCAGGCCTCAAGCCCAGATGTGTGACAGCAGAACCCAGCCTTTAAGTGACAGGGTAGACTCACTCAGATGAAGAGCACTCTTCCTTTggcagaagagagaggggaagtgaGACTTCAGTTTTCTAAATGAGGACAGGAGGTCACTTCTGTAGAGGGGACATCACTAAGCACAAGCGCCTCGCAGTGGACTGTCTGCCCCGCTCTTCCATGCCAAGACTTTGGAAACTCACGAAAGGGAACTGAGCACAGAAAAGTGACACAGCTAGGCATTGGCCAGTGGGGCTGGAACCCAGCTGTCCAACTCAATCTCACAGTGTTACATGGTCTACTGGGTGCCTTGGGAGAGCCAAGGCCACACAAAGGAAGCGTTTCAGGAGGGCCGGGTGTGTAACACAGGTGCCAAGAAAGTACATCCAAGCGCTCAGGGAAGCACAGCCCTGCACTTACGAAAATCCAGTTAAGGAGCTGCACTGTGCAGCCATGGCAGACTCTTGGTGATAAACTTGGAGGGCAAGGAATGAAGACCAGCCTAAATAATCCAGGCTGGTTCATGTGGTCACATGGAAGGGAGATGATGGCCAAGCCACAGCCAAGTCCTTGCTGTGGGGACAGCTAGAACCTAGAGGTGTGGGCTACAATGAAGACTAGGACACAAAAGAACACATAAGGTGGTGGTGTGATGCTGGACATTGCAGCAGCTACTGGGGGTTCATTTTTGTTCCTTGAGGAGGGTCCTCCAATGGCCTTAGATAAAAGAAATGCTGCCGGGGGGCTCAGAGCCCAACCAAGATGACAGACTGCTAAGgaacttatttttctcattttccatgAGCACAGATTCTGAGCCTAGATGTGGTTTATACTGGAACTGAGAAAATGGAGTTATGGCCAGATACGGCATATGCCTAGAGTCCAAAACAGGTAGAACACTGGGGCAAGAGaatcacttgagcccaggagttgtAACCGGCTTAGGCAGCACAGCAAGACCATCTGAAAGAAAGATGGAGTGaggcaagggaaagaaaaagcagagagaggggtgaaggagtgagggagagagggagagaggaaggcaggcaaACAGGCTTAGTGAGCACAGGGTTAGCATAGCAAGCACaagaccctggattcaatccccagtgttACATAAAACCAGGTGTGGAGGCACGTGCtggtcatcccagcacttgggtggcggaggcaggatgatcaggagttcaaggccaccctagatggcatagtgagcttgaggccagcctgggataaatgaaaccctgtttcaaacagcagaaggaaaacaaaaataaataaataaggaaagaagaTAAGAGTTGCACCACAAAGATGTGGCTGCTAACCCTTGAGGAACTGAGTTACAAGCATGGCCAGGAGCCCTTGATAACTCAACTGGAGAAATTAGGAGGGTGGAAAGGCAAAGTGTGACAGCCGTAGACTAGTTAGAGCAGAACTGTCGAAATGGTCACTTGGTAGTTGTGAATGTCCAAAAGAGTGCCTGGCTCTGGTCCTGTTCGAGAACTGactgttttgttctgtgtgtgctgtgtagcCCGGTCTGGCCCTCAGCTTGCTCCTATTGTAGCTTCTGAGGGCTAGGAGTGCATGTGCCCAGCTGTGACCTGgtttctgctttgctttgctttcatcCCAGCCTCCCACCTGCCTCTTCAGCTGGGCATTCAGGTGCATCCAGCTGGCTCCTGGCAAGATGTGTCTGGCCCTGTAGACTACAGTAGTGATTCTGGCTCCAACCTGTTTGTGAACTGATTCAGCCAAGTGCTCCAAGAGGGTGGCAATTGGTGAGCCTGGAGGCTATGGCCTGGGTGCTAGTGGC
This DNA window, taken from Cricetulus griseus strain 17A/GY chromosome 2, alternate assembly CriGri-PICRH-1.0, whole genome shotgun sequence, encodes the following:
- the Kcnh3 gene encoding potassium voltage-gated channel subfamily H member 3 isoform X2; amino-acid sequence: MPAMRGLLAPQNTFLDTIATRFDGTHSNFVLGNAQVAGLFPVVYCSDGFCDLTGFSRAEVMQRGCACSFLYGPDTSELVRQQIRKALDEHKEFKAELILYRKSGLPFWCLLDVIPIKNEKGEVALFLVSHKDISDTKNRGGPDNWKERGGGRRRYGRAGTKGFNANRRRSRAVLYHLSGHLQKQPKGKHKLNKGVFGEKPNLPEYKVAAIRKSPFILLHCGALRATWDGFILLATLYVAVTVPYSVCVSTAREPSAARGPPSVCDLAVEVLFILDIVLNFRTTFVSKSGQVVFAPKSICLHYVTTWFLLDVIAALPFDLLHAFKVNVYVGAHLLKTVRLLRLLRLLPRLDRYSQYSAVVLTLLMAVFALLAHWVACIWFYIGQQEIESSESELPEIGWLQELARRLETPYYLVSRTSDGRNSSGQNENCSSRSSSEANGTGLELLGGPSLRSAYITSLYFALSSLTSVGFGNVSANTDTEKIFSICTMLIGALMHAVVFGNVTAIIQRMYARRFLYHSRTRDLRDYIRIHRIPKPLKQRMLEYFQATWAVNNGIDTTELLQSLPDELRADIAMHLHKEVLQLPLFEAASRGCLRALSLALRPAFCTPGEYLIHQGDALQALYFVCSGSMEVLKGGTVLAILGKGDLIGCELPQREQVVKANADVKGLTYCVLQCLQLAGLHESLALYPEFAPRFSRGLRGELSYNLGAGGVSTEVDTSSLSGDNTLMSTLEEKETDGEQGHTVSPAPADEPASPLLSPGCTSSSSAAKLLSPRRTAPRPRLGARGRPSRAGVLKPEAGPSAHPRTLDGLRLPPMPWNVPPDLSPRVVDGIEDGCGSDQHKFSFRVGQSGPECSSSPSPGPESGLLTVPLGPSEARSTDTLDKLRQAVMELSEQVLQMREGLQSLRQAVQLILVPQGEGQCPRVSGEGPCPATASGLLQPLRVDTGASSYCLQPPAGSVLSGTWPHPRPGHPPPLMAPWPWGPPASQSSPWPRATALWTSTSDSEPPGSGDLCSEPSTPASPPPSEEGARTGTPAPVSQAEATSTGEPPPGSGSRALPWDPHSLEMVLIGCHGPGTVQWTQEEGTGV